CGCGATCGATTGTTCCGTCGGCTATAGTGTACGCGCGGTACATTCTTGCAAACAGCGGACGCAAAACGAGAATGCGTGGTGCAAAACCGGGCGGGTCGAAGCTGGAATCAGGCGGACCATCACTCGAAGGCGCGCCGAGCGTTTAGCTGGCGATTTCGACGCCTCCTCCCCGCTCCTGGGTCACGTCGGCCCTCTGGAGGCGCCTCTTCCTgctcacacaacacacacaagtgcACAATCTCACAACGGGACCCAaagtccgccgccgccgccgggttTAGAATATCCCCAAAGAGGCCAAAAGATCACACTTGACGCTCCCCAGCTCACGTCAACCTACTTCCTTGGCACCGAGGAttacacacctgtgcctcaagATAAGAGTTGAGAGCGTCCACGCTCACAAGTGGAACTGCCATTTATCGATTCGGGCcttaacaattgaaaaaaaaaaaaaaacataacctgATTGCAGTAAGGAAAGTCATGCTGTCATTAACACTATCGTAAAAGCacacaataataacaattagaAAGTAGAGAAGTAAAATGTTTCATCGTGATATGGACGTTTGCCAGCAGGGGGCAACATAACAACATCAGGCAACCCGGAGTTGGACCACAACTCAGTAAGCTGCGGTAATATTAGCATTCTTCGAAAGAAGATGAAGGACACGTGGCTTTGAATGTTGTTTTATGTGTTtcgacaacatttttttgttcaaatgtccCTCGATTGAAGCGCTGGAACACGGCCACATACATTCTAgtcgttagcccgtctatggcgttaCCGATTTTGTGTTCCCATTAAGCTGGTAGACCTAAATTACGGGATTGTTAAATTCTTTGTGCTGTTTGACAGCCAACTCCAAATGGTCTCGTGTGGAAGTAAacatgtgccaccgggatttgaattcgtaatgcaaagtgatcacattttcaatagttgctacaattcggtgTCTAGAATTCATCGTCTGTGAcagcaggcagggttacttcaggtcagaaccgaagagccagccaatcacaatgaCGCTTTCTTagcgtgtgacgtcacgtgactaagaaagcgtaactgcgattggccggctgtTGGCTTCTGACCTGAGGTAACCCTGGCAGGTGGCACatacggtgaatttcagacagcgaattgtagcaactattgaaaatgtgatcactttacatttcaaattcaaatcctggtggcacatatttactgcCATAATCTTGGCAATAAATTGTTGGTTTTGTGCCAAAGTGCTGCTCGCTGTGAAGTCAGCCGAGTTGCGTTCACGGCCACCGAGGAAAGTCCGTCAAAAGCCGGAACCTGAGAGGAGCGGATCATGTTCAATACCGACATTGGAGTACAAAAAATATGGCTTTGGTGCTATTGGAGGaactgttgaagtgagttgaggagcttctttGAGGCAAAGCCGATcttttgccgccatcttgtggcatctcttGGTAAATTAAAGAACCTCTTTTGGGTGTTGAATTACCGGCAGGACTTGTAGTACAAACAACAAGCTGGCAACAACTTACACTTTCATATACGCGAGGACGGCAATGGCGACGGCGAGGACGGCGCACGCCGAGCTGATGAGGATCACTTTTCCTGCGCCCATCACAAAATGACGCAACAGCGTGACCAAACGGAACGCCGATCGCGACGGTGAAGGGATCGGCGGGAAGCGGCGCGTACCTCTGCCGGAACTTTGGTCCTCGCCGGACAATCGGGCCAGCTCCGCCACCTCCAGGTTGTCCAGCAACGAGAGGTCGGAGGGCAAAGACAGGTCGAAAACAACCAGGGCCGGCGTCGGACTTGGCGAGTCAGAGGACTTGGGGGCCAGGGTCGTGCTTTCTTCCTCCTCCGTGTAATCTGCgtaggtcaaaaaaaaaatgtaaaaaattacattccAGCCAGTGCGTATCATTGGTATCGATTATATTTGTTTGTCGGGTGataaaaatacacttaaaaCCAAACATAATGGCGATATTGATAAATATCGTGAAAAAAATTAtggtaaatgaaaaacaaatattcaagATGTCAAATTATTAGTTATTTAGATTactgaacaaaaaacaatgatCAATTTCTACCATATGCGAGTATCCCATGAAGCCAAATTtaggtatgaaaaaaaaaatgaattcaattttcaaaatgtgtcaCAACTGTTCAAAAAGGCGATTGAAAAGTCCACATTCAAGCACCTTAATAAATGTGTTACGCACTGCCACGTACGACGAATGCCCCCCCTACCCGATTGGTTGAAACAGAACACATCGAACTTTTTGTCCAACGCGGCTCGCCACGCGACCAAGCCCACGCCGTTTTGGCCGCAGTTCGCAAGCGCATTGACACGAGGGACGACTGCGTAATGCTCATCGATCCATCCAAACCTTGAAAagataacaaaaacaaacaaacaaaaaatcataaaagaacattttctctttttttttttgttttttgtgctctTACCTGCATGTTTCCAAACCCCGATTGAGCGCTCGGTTGACTTGATCTTTGGAGGCGAGGTCGAATCCGAGTTTTGCGCAAAGGTCTCGCGCTTCGGTGATGTTGAAACCGTACACGGGCAGTTTTTGGTCATTGACGAGGCTGATCTGGACCACTCCGGCAATGCTCTTCGCCGGGAAGACTGTCCAAGGCAAACGCAAAGTCACTTCTCCAAAGGCAAAGAGCCCACCGAAGAGAAACGGCGAGAGATTTATTTACCTTGCAGGTGAATCGTGACATTCTGCTGGgagacgacggcggcggcggtcaGCGCCGCGGTGACAAAAAGCAAAACGGTCTTCATGGCTTCTGACGGCGGCGAGAAAAACAAACGCCGACGAAGAGTGTTGAGCGCTCCGTGTGCGGCCCCGGCCCGAACGGACGGGGTTAAATAGGGGCGACCGGCTCTCGTCGAGCTCTCCGCTCGCTGCCAGAACGGAAAGGAAGGAAGCGAAAGAGGGGAGTCGGGTCAAAGGACTGACGGCGAGGCCCGTGAGGCGAGCAGATAAAAGATACGGAAAGGACGCCGGAGTTCAACCTCGGGCAA
The DNA window shown above is from Syngnathoides biaculeatus isolate LvHL_M chromosome 3, ASM1980259v1, whole genome shotgun sequence and carries:
- the lyve1a gene encoding lymphatic vessel endothelial hyaluronic acid receptor 1a, yielding MKTVLLFVTAALTAAAVVSQQNVTIHLQVFPAKSIAGVVQISLVNDQKLPVYGFNITEARDLCAKLGFDLASKDQVNRALNRGLETCRFGWIDEHYAVVPRVNALANCGQNGVGLVAWRAALDKKFDVFCFNQSDYTEEEESTTLAPKSSDSPSPTPALVVFDLSLPSDLSLLDNLEVAELARLSGEDQSSGRGKVILISSACAVLAVAIAVLAYMKVKRRLQRADVTQERGGGVEIAS